A window from Erythrolamprus reginae isolate rEryReg1 chromosome 9, rEryReg1.hap1, whole genome shotgun sequence encodes these proteins:
- the AKTIP gene encoding AKT-interacting protein isoform X2 produces MNPFWSMSASSTRKKPETEEKAPLGELKTSPPRSAPKKQLPSVPKNVMPMTKPASPALSTQSTNGTHASYGPFYLEYSLLAEYTLVVKQKLPGVYVQPSYQSALMWFGVIFIRHGLYQDGVFKFTIYIPDNYPDGDCPRLIFDLPIFHPLVDPLSGELDVKRAFAKWRRNHNHIWQILMYARRVFYKIDTTNPLNPESAVLYEEDIQLFKSKVVDSVKLCSGQLFDPPKIEDPHAISFSPWNPAIHNEVREKMLTQKKGDDQCKNTQVSGLSWVKPGSVQPFSKEDKTLPT; encoded by the exons ATGAACCCTTTCTGGAGCATGTCTGCAAGTTCTACACGCAAG AAACCGGAAACGGAAGAAAAGGCTCCGCTTGGCGAGCTGAAGACCAGTCCTCCGCGCTCCGCTCCCAAGAAACAGTTGCCTTCCGTTCCCAAAAATGTCATGCCGATGACCAAGCCTGCTTCTCCTGCCCTGTCAACCCAGTCTACCAACGGAACACATGCCTCCTATGGACCTTTCTATTTGGAATATTCCCTGCTGGCAGAATA TACTCTGGTTGTGAAGCAGAAGCTGCCTGGAGTCTATGTGCAGCCTTCTTATCAGTCTGCATTAA TGTGGTTTGGAGTCATATTCATAAGACACGGGCTATATCAGGATGGCGTGTTCAAGTTTACAATCTACATCCCTGACAATTATCCCGATGGGGATTGTCCA CGCTTGATTTTTGATCTGCCCATTTTCCATCCACTGGTGGACCCTCTCTCAGGGGAACTGGACGTGAAAAGAGCCTTTGCCAAATGGAG GCGCAATCACAACCACATATGGCAAATACTGATGTACGCACGCAGAGTTTTCTACAAGATCGACACAACCAACCCACTGAACCCTGAATCTGCTGTGCT gTATGAAGAAGATATTCAACTCTTCAAGAGCAAAGTGGTTGACAGTGTAAAATTATGCAGCGGTCAGTTATTTGATCCCCCAAAAATTGAAGACCCTCATGCAATTAG CTTTTCTCCCTGGAATCCAGCTATACACAATGAAGTAAGGGAGAAGATGTTGACTCAGAAG AAAGGAGATGACCAATGCAAGAATACGCAAGTCTCGGGCCTGTCGTGGGTCAAACCAGGCTCCGTTCAACCTTTCAGTAAAGAAGACAAGACCCTTCCCACCTAG
- the AKTIP gene encoding AKT-interacting protein isoform X1, which produces MNPFWSMSASSTRKKPETEEKAPLGELKTSPPRSAPKKQLPSVPKNVMPMTKPASPALSTQSTNGTHASYGPFYLEYSLLAEYTLVVKQKLPGVYVQPSYQSALMWFGVIFIRHGLYQDGVFKFTIYIPDNYPDGDCPRLIFDLPIFHPLVDPLSGELDVKRAFAKWRRNHNHIWQILMYARRVFYKIDTTNPLNPESAVLYEEDIQLFKSKVVDSVKLCSGQLFDPPKIEDPHAISFSPWNPAIHNEVREKMLTQKKKGDDQCKNTQVSGLSWVKPGSVQPFSKEDKTLPT; this is translated from the exons ATGAACCCTTTCTGGAGCATGTCTGCAAGTTCTACACGCAAG AAACCGGAAACGGAAGAAAAGGCTCCGCTTGGCGAGCTGAAGACCAGTCCTCCGCGCTCCGCTCCCAAGAAACAGTTGCCTTCCGTTCCCAAAAATGTCATGCCGATGACCAAGCCTGCTTCTCCTGCCCTGTCAACCCAGTCTACCAACGGAACACATGCCTCCTATGGACCTTTCTATTTGGAATATTCCCTGCTGGCAGAATA TACTCTGGTTGTGAAGCAGAAGCTGCCTGGAGTCTATGTGCAGCCTTCTTATCAGTCTGCATTAA TGTGGTTTGGAGTCATATTCATAAGACACGGGCTATATCAGGATGGCGTGTTCAAGTTTACAATCTACATCCCTGACAATTATCCCGATGGGGATTGTCCA CGCTTGATTTTTGATCTGCCCATTTTCCATCCACTGGTGGACCCTCTCTCAGGGGAACTGGACGTGAAAAGAGCCTTTGCCAAATGGAG GCGCAATCACAACCACATATGGCAAATACTGATGTACGCACGCAGAGTTTTCTACAAGATCGACACAACCAACCCACTGAACCCTGAATCTGCTGTGCT gTATGAAGAAGATATTCAACTCTTCAAGAGCAAAGTGGTTGACAGTGTAAAATTATGCAGCGGTCAGTTATTTGATCCCCCAAAAATTGAAGACCCTCATGCAATTAG CTTTTCTCCCTGGAATCCAGCTATACACAATGAAGTAAGGGAGAAGATGTTGACTCAGAAG AAGAAAGGAGATGACCAATGCAAGAATACGCAAGTCTCGGGCCTGTCGTGGGTCAAACCAGGCTCCGTTCAACCTTTCAGTAAAGAAGACAAGACCCTTCCCACCTAG